A single window of Montipora capricornis isolate CH-2021 chromosome 14, ASM3666992v2, whole genome shotgun sequence DNA harbors:
- the LOC138031737 gene encoding uncharacterized protein: MPMCLIVGCSRKTGRGKGVRLYRVPAIITNQGREVEELSIERRRLWISAISRADLTDKILNSDKEQERSLKQQKLNEPGVPLADFAAEIESASTSSEQVQVENLDLQPTDQQESDPNEQATHSTCSTQTEAFDYLYRSVESLSIKDCPRSDASTQTEEFDYLFAESVTSKPFDKNYFKEDNGKVSFYTGLPTFEVLEATFNHVSPHVKRRTQSLSLFQEMVMVLVKLRLNVPHQDLAYRFGVSMSTVSRTFAHWLVIMDVRLSPLIRWPEREELWKTMPQCFKFSFGNKTTVIIDCFVV, encoded by the exons ATGCCTATGTGCCTGATCGTTGGCTGTTCTAGAAAGACTGGTCGAGGTAAGGGAGTCCGATTGTATCGAGTTCCAGCTATTATTACAAATCAAGGCCGAGAAGTTGAGGAATTGAGTATCGAGCGACGGCGATTGTGGATCTCTGCAATAAGCCGTGCTGATCTTACGGATAAAATCTTGAACAGTGATAAA GAACAAGAACGTTCACTGAAGCAGCAGAAATTAAATGAGCCTGGAGTTCCCCTTGCTGATTTTGCTGCTGAGATCGAAAGTGCAAGTACCAGTTCAGAACAAGTCCAAGTGGAGAACTTAGACTTGCAACCTACAGACCAGCAAGAATCAGATCCCAACGAGCAAGCAACACACAGCACATGCTCTACTCAAACAGAGGCGTTCGATTATTTATATCGCTCTGTGGAATCTCTTTCCATCAAGGACTGCCCACGAAGTGATGCCTCAACTCAAACAGAAGAGTTTGATTACTTGTTTGCTGAGTCAGTGACTAGCAAGCCTTTtgacaaaaattatttcaaagagGATAACGGGAAAGTGTCTTTCTACACTGGCTTGCCAACATTTGAAGTACTGGAAGCCACTTTTAATCATGTTTCACCCCATGTCAAACGAAGAACACAATCCCTTTCTTTATTTCAAGAGATGGTTATGGTACTGGTGAAATTGAGACTCAATGTTCCACACCAAGACTTGGCCTACCGATTTGGAGTCTCTATGTCCACAGTATCAAGGACATTTGCACACTGGCTGGTCATCATGGATGTGCGGTTGTCCCCACTGATCAGGTGGCCAGAGAGGGAAGAACTTTGGAAGACCATGCCCCAGTGTTTTAAGTTTTCGTTTGGAAATAAGACAACCGTCATTATTGACTGTTTTGTTGTGTAA